A window of the Ostrea edulis chromosome 1, xbOstEdul1.1, whole genome shotgun sequence genome harbors these coding sequences:
- the LOC125656041 gene encoding phosphoenolpyruvate phosphomutase has product MALGCVSRSAFKNGFRVENLLFPGFRKMSSNQSKPKKTTQLKNMLNSKELEFIMEAHNGLSARIVEEAGFKGIWGSGLSISAQLGVRDSNEASWTQVVDVMEFMSDATTIPILLDADTGYGNFNNARRLVRKLEDRGVAGACLEDKLFPKTNSLLDGRAQPLADIEEFALKIKACKDSQTDPDFCIVARVEAFIAGWGLDEALKRAEAYRNAGADAILMHSKKSDPSDIEAFMKAWNNQGPVVIVPTKYYQTPTQHFRDMGVSMVIWANHNLRASITAIQETTATIYKDQSLVAIENNVASVKEVFRLQRDSELVKAEDVYLPQK; this is encoded by the exons ATGGCTCTGGGTTGCGTCTCGCGATCAGCTTTTAAGAATGGCTTTCGGG TGGAGAACTTGTTATTCCCGGGATTCCGGAAAATGTCCTCGAATCAATCAAAACCCAAG AAAACCACACAGCTAAAGAACATGTTGAATTCAAAAGAGCTGGAATTCATCATGGAAGCTCATAACGGCCTGAGCGCCCGCATCGTGGAGGAGGCTG GTTTCAAAGGCATCTGGGGAAGTGGGTTGTCCATCTCAGCACAACTTGGGGTGCGAGACAGTAACGAAGCGTCGTGGACCCAAGTTGTTGACGTCATGGAGTTCATGAGTGACGCAACCACAATTCCCATCCTGCTAGACGCGGATACCGGATATGGAAATTTTAACAACGCGCGCAGGCTTGTCAGAAAATTGGAAGATAGGGGAGTTGCAG GTGCATGTTTAGAAGACAAATTATTTCCAAAAACAAATTCACTTCTTGATGGCCGAGCCCAACCTCTCGCAGATATAGAAGAATTTGCATTGAAGATTAAG GCTTGTAAGGACAGTCAGACGGACCCAGATTTCTGCATTGTCGCACGAGTGGAGGCGTTCATTGCAGGATGGGGATTAGACGAAGCTTTAAAACGAGCGGAAGCATACAGAAATGCAG GTGCTGATGCAATCCTGATGCACAGCAAGAAAAGTGACCCCTCTGACATCGAAGCTTTCATGAAAGCATGGAACAATCAG GGCCCAGTTGTTATTGTACCGACCAAGTACTATCAGACCCCTACACAACACTTCCGGGATATGGGCGTTTCTATGGTCATATGGGCCAATCATAATTTGCGAGCCTCCATCACCGCCATTCAGGAGACCACCGCCACGATTTACAAAGACCAGTCTCTGGTAGCCATAGAAAACAAT GTAGCTTCTGTTAAAGAAGTGTTTCGTCTGCAGAGGGATAGCGAGCTGGTGAAGGCAGAAGATGTCTACCTACCTCAAAAATAG